A genome region from Deinococcus sp. KNUC1210 includes the following:
- a CDS encoding 3-isopropylmalate dehydratase small subunit, with protein sequence MPRVHVFARDHINTDEIIPARHLTSDVESELAKFAMEDYDKDFVKRVQPGDLIVAGADFGCGSSREHAVWAIRGAGIAAVIAPNFARIYYRNSINNGFLALECAGVVEAFEDGDEATLDLIAGTLTNERTGQSLTFVPVPQFALDVQKAGGWLEYMRDHDQAALEAETLDAVSTDAGHDHPGHGAHQNAR encoded by the coding sequence ATGCCCAGAGTGCATGTTTTTGCCCGTGACCATATCAACACCGACGAGATTATTCCCGCTCGCCACCTGACGAGCGACGTGGAAAGCGAACTGGCGAAATTTGCCATGGAAGATTACGACAAGGACTTCGTGAAGCGCGTGCAACCCGGAGACCTGATCGTGGCCGGGGCCGACTTCGGCTGTGGCAGCAGCCGTGAACACGCGGTCTGGGCCATTCGCGGCGCGGGCATCGCTGCCGTGATCGCCCCCAACTTTGCCCGTATCTATTACCGCAACAGCATCAACAACGGCTTTCTGGCGCTGGAATGTGCGGGCGTGGTCGAAGCCTTTGAAGACGGCGACGAGGCCACCCTCGACCTGATCGCCGGAACCCTGACCAATGAGCGCACCGGACAGAGCCTGACCTTCGTACCGGTGCCGCAGTTCGCGCTCGACGTGCAGAAGGCGGGCGGCTGGCTGGAATACATGCGCGACCACGATCAGGCCGCCCTGGAAGCCGAAACCCTCGACGCCGTGAGCACCGATGCGGGCCACGACCACCCCGGACACGGAGCGCACCAGAATGCCCGCTAA
- a CDS encoding M3 family oligoendopeptidase, producing MTAIQQGEPFWRTDDLYPGLDSAEYTAALSDLRARVTALGELFDALGIVKDNQTADVQGTFEQALTALNELMERQRPTESYAYAFSTDTRSDLAQARISELTTLMQPLSPLITRFQAWLGGLDLDALKQHSELARSHSYVLERARDAAQHQMSPAEEELASELNSSGSAAWGKLHGNLSSLLTGEVGGQRLPITAIRNLASDERAEVRAEAYRVELETWQSAEIALAAAMNGIKGSRNVLNRRRGYTDAVQPTLMGNSIDAQTLAAMQQAVTASFPDFRRYFAAKARRLGHADGRLPWSDLFAPVGEPGREWSYHEAQNFVENSFRRYSDRLGDFAARAFREDWLDVPAREGKRGGAFCMGWKRGESRILLNYSKSLDSVSTLAHELGHGYHNLCLKERTPLQAQTPMTLAETASIFCETIVQGQALGSVTGDERLYVLETSLMGHAQVVVDIHSRFLFESAVFEAREKRDLSPAELCRLMENAQQATYGDALSSLHPYMWAVKPHYYGSSFYNYPYTFGLLFGLGLYARYQHNPDSFRTQYDDLLSRTGMGDAATLAASFGIDTRDEAFWQSSLDVIRANISEYVDLVG from the coding sequence ATGACTGCCATACAGCAAGGCGAGCCGTTCTGGCGTACAGACGACCTTTATCCAGGGCTGGACAGCGCCGAATACACGGCGGCCCTGAGCGATCTGCGGGCACGGGTCACGGCGCTGGGCGAACTGTTCGATGCCCTGGGAATCGTCAAGGACAACCAGACCGCCGATGTGCAGGGCACCTTCGAGCAGGCTCTGACAGCCCTGAACGAACTGATGGAGCGGCAGCGCCCCACCGAGTCGTATGCCTACGCTTTCAGCACCGATACCCGGAGCGATCTGGCCCAAGCCCGCATCAGTGAACTGACCACGCTGATGCAGCCGCTGTCACCGCTCATCACCCGGTTTCAGGCGTGGCTGGGCGGCCTCGATCTGGACGCACTGAAGCAGCATTCGGAACTGGCCCGCAGCCACAGCTACGTGCTCGAACGCGCCCGCGACGCAGCGCAGCACCAGATGTCGCCCGCCGAGGAGGAACTGGCCTCCGAACTGAATTCCAGCGGAAGCGCGGCGTGGGGCAAACTGCACGGCAATCTCAGCAGCCTGCTGACGGGCGAGGTCGGCGGCCAGCGCCTGCCGATCACCGCCATTCGCAACCTCGCCAGCGACGAGCGCGCCGAGGTGCGGGCCGAAGCGTACAGGGTCGAGCTGGAAACATGGCAGAGCGCCGAAATTGCACTGGCAGCCGCCATGAACGGCATCAAGGGCAGCCGGAATGTCCTGAATCGGCGGCGCGGCTACACAGACGCCGTGCAGCCCACCCTGATGGGCAACAGCATTGACGCACAGACGCTGGCAGCAATGCAGCAGGCCGTCACAGCCAGCTTTCCCGACTTCCGGCGGTATTTTGCGGCCAAGGCACGCAGACTCGGGCATGCAGACGGGCGACTGCCCTGGAGCGATCTGTTCGCTCCGGTGGGTGAGCCGGGCCGTGAGTGGAGCTACCACGAGGCCCAGAACTTTGTAGAGAACAGCTTCCGCCGCTACTCGGACCGGCTGGGCGACTTTGCGGCCCGCGCCTTCCGCGAAGACTGGCTGGACGTTCCGGCCCGCGAGGGCAAACGCGGCGGGGCATTCTGCATGGGCTGGAAGCGCGGGGAAAGCCGCATCCTGCTGAATTACAGCAAGAGCCTGGACAGCGTCAGCACCCTGGCACACGAATTGGGACACGGCTACCACAATCTCTGCCTCAAAGAGCGCACGCCACTTCAGGCCCAGACACCCATGACCCTGGCCGAAACTGCCAGCATCTTCTGCGAAACCATCGTGCAGGGACAGGCTCTCGGAAGCGTGACCGGCGACGAACGGCTGTACGTGCTGGAAACCTCGCTGATGGGCCACGCGCAGGTCGTGGTCGATATCCACTCGCGTTTCCTGTTCGAGTCGGCAGTCTTTGAAGCACGCGAGAAGCGCGACCTGTCGCCCGCCGAGCTGTGCCGCCTGATGGAGAACGCGCAGCAGGCCACCTACGGCGACGCCCTCAGCAGCCTGCACCCCTACATGTGGGCCGTCAAGCCGCACTATTACGGCTCCAGCTTCTACAACTACCCGTATACCTTCGGACTGCTCTTCGGGCTGGGCCTGTATGCCCGCTACCAGCACAACCCCGACAGCTTCCGCACCCAGTACGACGATCTGCTGAGCCGCACCGGCATGGGCGACGCCGCCACCCTGGCCGCCAGTTTCGGCATCGATACCCGCGACGAAGCGTTCTGGCAGAGCAGCCTGGATGTGATCCGGGCGAATATCTCGGAGTACGTGGACCTGGTTGGGTAG
- the ilvB gene encoding biosynthetic-type acetolactate synthase large subunit, with the protein MSDSKPEQQPQMQDMTGAKALWATLAAHGIDTVFGYPGGAIMPVYDALTYYPEVHHILTRHEQGAAHAAEGYAKATGRLGVCMATSGPGATNLVTGLADAMMDSVPLLAITGNVARHLIGTDAFQEADITGITLPVTKHNYVVHDPNDLPRIVAEAIRIARSGRPGPVLVDIPKDVQLAAFSGTLVAPQADPAQLQASPEDIRTALELLKSAERPVLMVGGGAQGAAAEITAFARAWQIPTITTLMGLGAFPSSDPLWLGMPGMHGSVAANQAISEADVLIGFGLRFDDRVTGRVKDFARHARIIHVDLDAAEIGKIVHTQVAVRADAASAARAMTEGVTPFVHPEWTAQIQEWKSRGAPATSNWGAGYAVKAVVDRLRPDDILSTDVGQHQMLAAQLVRFEKPRRWLTSGGLGTMGFGFPAAIGAALAEPGVTSVVIAGDGGFQMTAQEFATLTKYDIRNVKICIINNSYLGMVRQWQELFHGRRYSEVYLGDSNPDFLKLADAYNIAGFRASNADELPGAIDAWLAHPYSALLEVVVPQEHGVFPMVPAGAALYEMIETDPSLNPSDPEQSDQPKEATR; encoded by the coding sequence ATGAGCGACAGCAAGCCCGAGCAACAACCACAGATGCAGGACATGACCGGAGCCAAAGCCCTCTGGGCGACCCTCGCCGCGCACGGCATCGACACGGTCTTCGGCTATCCCGGCGGCGCGATCATGCCGGTGTACGACGCCCTGACGTACTACCCGGAAGTGCACCACATCCTGACGCGGCACGAGCAGGGCGCGGCCCACGCCGCCGAAGGCTACGCCAAGGCCACCGGACGGCTGGGCGTGTGCATGGCGACCAGCGGCCCCGGCGCGACCAACCTGGTCACGGGGCTGGCCGACGCCATGATGGACAGCGTGCCACTGCTGGCGATCACCGGAAACGTCGCCCGCCACCTGATCGGCACCGACGCGTTTCAGGAAGCCGACATCACCGGCATTACGCTGCCCGTGACCAAGCACAACTATGTGGTGCACGACCCCAACGACCTGCCGCGCATCGTGGCCGAAGCGATCCGGATCGCCCGCAGCGGCAGACCCGGCCCGGTGCTGGTCGATATTCCCAAAGACGTGCAGCTTGCCGCCTTTTCGGGCACGCTGGTCGCGCCACAGGCCGACCCCGCCCAGCTTCAGGCCAGCCCCGAAGACATCCGTACCGCGCTGGAACTGCTGAAAAGCGCCGAGCGTCCGGTGCTGATGGTGGGCGGCGGCGCACAGGGAGCCGCTGCCGAGATCACGGCATTTGCGCGGGCGTGGCAGATTCCGACCATCACCACGCTGATGGGACTGGGCGCGTTTCCCTCCAGCGATCCGCTGTGGCTGGGCATGCCCGGCATGCACGGCAGCGTGGCGGCGAATCAGGCGATTTCGGAAGCCGACGTGCTGATCGGCTTCGGCCTGCGCTTTGACGACCGCGTGACCGGACGGGTCAAGGACTTCGCCCGCCATGCCCGCATCATTCACGTCGATCTGGACGCCGCCGAGATCGGCAAGATCGTGCATACCCAGGTCGCGGTGCGGGCCGATGCCGCCAGCGCTGCCCGCGCTATGACCGAGGGCGTGACCCCCTTCGTTCACCCGGAATGGACGGCGCAGATTCAGGAATGGAAGAGCCGGGGCGCACCCGCGACCTCGAACTGGGGCGCGGGCTACGCGGTCAAGGCCGTGGTCGACCGTCTGCGGCCCGACGATATCCTGAGCACCGACGTGGGGCAGCACCAGATGCTCGCCGCCCAGCTCGTGCGCTTCGAGAAGCCCCGCCGCTGGCTGACCTCGGGCGGTCTGGGAACCATGGGCTTCGGCTTTCCGGCAGCCATCGGTGCGGCGCTGGCCGAACCGGGTGTCACCAGCGTGGTGATCGCGGGTGACGGCGGCTTCCAGATGACCGCGCAGGAATTCGCCACCCTGACCAAATACGACATTCGCAACGTCAAAATCTGCATCATCAACAACAGCTATCTGGGCATGGTGCGCCAGTGGCAGGAGCTGTTCCACGGACGCCGCTACAGCGAGGTCTATCTGGGCGACAGCAACCCGGACTTCCTGAAGCTGGCCGACGCCTACAACATCGCCGGATTCCGCGCCAGCAATGCCGACGAACTGCCGGGGGCCATCGATGCGTGGCTGGCCCACCCGTACTCGGCGCTGCTGGAAGTGGTGGTGCCACAGGAACACGGCGTCTTCCCGATGGTTCCGGCGGGCGCGGCCCTGTACGAGATGATCGAGACCGATCCCAGCCTGAATCCCTCTGATCCAGAGCAGTCCGACCAGCCAAAAGAGGCCACCCGATGA
- a CDS encoding 3-isopropylmalate dehydratase large subunit, with translation MGMTIAEKILAAHSGHDTVVPGQLIECATDWVLCHEITTPAALRMLEERGMDKVFNSDQIVAIPDHSVPAMNIKAAQMYQKLKSWVIKNGIKHFYDVGRGGIAHVVLENTGLAKPGQTLVSGDSHTCNAGALGMFATGVGSTDLAGAIYAGKVWFKVPETMLIRVTGTFKEGVSAKDLALEVIRRIDADGANYMVMEWVGDTIDALDMEARFTLTNMAIEAGGKTGIIAVDDTTRAYMAARNVTPDQYTEYASDPDAKYKVVIDIDVNELQPTVAFPHIPSNGRVAGADKVKVTHAYVGSCTNGRISDLREVARILKGNTVAEGVQMLVVPATQQVWKQAAQEGLMEIFVDAGATVSYPSCGACLGMHTGVLGPNDVCISSTNRNFVGRMGDPSAEIYLASPATVAASAIAGYISDPRDYNTAGSPVANSAD, from the coding sequence ATGGGAATGACGATTGCGGAAAAGATTCTGGCGGCCCACAGCGGTCATGACACGGTGGTACCCGGACAGCTGATCGAGTGCGCCACCGACTGGGTGCTGTGCCACGAGATCACCACACCTGCCGCCCTGCGAATGCTGGAAGAGCGCGGCATGGACAAGGTGTTCAACAGCGATCAGATCGTGGCGATTCCCGACCACTCGGTGCCTGCCATGAACATCAAGGCGGCCCAGATGTACCAGAAGCTCAAGAGCTGGGTCATCAAGAACGGCATCAAGCACTTCTACGATGTAGGGCGCGGCGGCATCGCCCACGTGGTGCTGGAGAATACCGGCCTCGCCAAGCCGGGGCAGACGCTGGTGAGCGGCGACAGCCATACCTGTAACGCGGGCGCACTGGGGATGTTCGCCACGGGCGTGGGCAGCACCGATCTGGCGGGGGCCATCTACGCGGGCAAGGTGTGGTTCAAGGTACCGGAAACCATGCTGATCCGCGTGACCGGCACCTTCAAAGAGGGCGTGAGCGCCAAGGATCTGGCCCTGGAGGTCATCCGGCGCATCGACGCCGACGGCGCGAATTACATGGTGATGGAATGGGTGGGTGACACCATTGACGCACTCGACATGGAAGCCCGCTTCACGCTGACCAACATGGCGATCGAGGCAGGCGGCAAGACCGGCATCATCGCGGTGGACGACACCACGCGGGCGTACATGGCAGCCCGCAACGTCACGCCCGACCAGTACACCGAGTACGCCAGCGACCCCGACGCGAAGTACAAGGTCGTCATCGACATCGACGTGAACGAACTGCAGCCGACTGTCGCCTTTCCGCACATTCCCAGCAACGGGCGCGTTGCCGGAGCAGACAAGGTCAAGGTCACGCACGCCTACGTGGGCAGCTGCACCAACGGCCGCATTTCCGATCTGCGCGAGGTGGCCCGCATCCTGAAGGGAAATACCGTTGCCGAGGGCGTGCAGATGCTGGTGGTGCCCGCCACCCAGCAGGTCTGGAAGCAGGCCGCTCAGGAAGGGCTGATGGAAATCTTCGTGGATGCAGGGGCCACCGTCAGCTATCCGAGCTGCGGCGCGTGCCTGGGCATGCATACCGGTGTCCTGGGGCCGAACGACGTGTGTATTTCTTCCACCAACCGCAACTTCGTGGGCCGCATGGGCGACCCGAGCGCCGAGATCTATCTGGCGAGTCCGGCAACGGTGGCGGCGAGCGCGATTGCCGGATATATCAGCGATCCACGCGACTACAACACCGCTGGCAGCCCGGTTGCCAACAGCGCCGACTGA
- a CDS encoding peptidoglycan-binding protein — protein MNRLALLALTLGASSSLAANTPLDVDRAANTAALALDSVIQQCPANVARALPSGRCIPSNADVTATRRLLSASTLNLYGAWRSDNNPKILYNWVMTSTGYVNIGMTPDPAHPGATLVIVSLPAAQQTSTQQQQISGAPPFRRQLQLSTPRMNGEDVRALQNRLMDVSKTARGKGGDGWYGPVTEANVKIFQSANGLRSSGIVDQLTWNRLFSNSARFFDAHAAQQLVTPGN, from the coding sequence ATGAACCGTCTTGCCTTACTGGCGCTGACCCTGGGAGCAAGCAGCAGCCTCGCCGCGAACACCCCGCTCGATGTAGACCGGGCTGCCAACACCGCTGCACTGGCGCTGGACAGTGTGATCCAGCAGTGTCCGGCGAACGTGGCGCGGGCGCTGCCATCGGGCCGCTGCATTCCCTCGAATGCCGATGTGACCGCCACCCGCCGCCTGCTGTCTGCCTCGACCCTGAATCTGTACGGCGCGTGGCGCAGCGACAACAACCCGAAGATCCTCTACAACTGGGTGATGACCAGCACGGGCTACGTCAACATCGGGATGACGCCCGACCCGGCTCATCCGGGCGCGACACTGGTCATCGTCAGCCTGCCCGCCGCCCAGCAGACCAGCACCCAGCAGCAGCAGATCAGCGGTGCGCCGCCCTTTCGCCGCCAGCTTCAGCTCAGCACGCCGCGCATGAACGGCGAGGATGTGCGGGCGCTGCAAAACCGTCTGATGGACGTGTCGAAGACGGCGCGTGGCAAGGGCGGCGACGGCTGGTATGGCCCCGTGACCGAGGCGAACGTGAAGATCTTTCAGAGTGCCAATGGGCTGCGCTCCAGCGGCATCGTCGATCAGCTGACCTGGAACCGGCTGTTCTCCAACAGCGCCCGCTTCTTCGATGCCCATGCCGCGCAGCAGCTCGTGACTCCGGGCAACTAA
- a CDS encoding antibiotic biosynthesis monooxygenase: MVLEIATITLKPGNADAFISVMPDAFPIAASTPGYIRHELHRGIEHPDVFTLFIWWETLEAHTVNFRESERFPAWRAVWGHLMEGANVVHVTQVY, encoded by the coding sequence ATGGTTCTTGAAATCGCCACCATTACCCTCAAACCCGGCAATGCCGACGCCTTCATCTCGGTCATGCCCGACGCCTTCCCAATTGCCGCCAGCACGCCCGGCTATATCCGCCACGAGCTGCACCGGGGCATCGAACACCCAGACGTATTCACGCTGTTTATCTGGTGGGAAACGCTGGAAGCGCATACCGTCAACTTCCGCGAGTCTGAACGCTTCCCGGCGTGGCGGGCGGTGTGGGGGCACCTGATGGAAGGCGCGAACGTGGTTCATGTAACGCAGGTGTACTGA
- a CDS encoding LysE family transporter → MHTLLTIGLLQIVILIVPGPDVLLVSQTAIARSRRSALFAGAGVVTGIGIWAVLALLGIGVLFAHFALLHGVIKVAGGLYLLYMAFNLWRSSMGGQGGSHVAAPTPLGDWKAYRSGLLTNLANPKAAVFFGSVFSSLMPAHSSTGLRVGVFAVILGLSLLWFALVSFGMSTAPLQASYIRAKRTIDRIAGTLMAGFGTLLLASRE, encoded by the coding sequence ATGCATACCCTGCTGACCATCGGGCTGTTGCAGATCGTCATTCTCATCGTTCCCGGCCCCGACGTGCTGCTGGTGAGCCAGACCGCCATTGCACGTTCAAGGCGCTCGGCGCTGTTCGCGGGCGCAGGCGTGGTCACGGGCATCGGCATCTGGGCGGTGCTGGCACTGCTGGGCATCGGCGTGCTGTTCGCGCATTTCGCCCTGCTGCACGGCGTCATCAAGGTAGCAGGCGGCCTTTACCTGCTGTACATGGCCTTTAACCTGTGGCGCTCCAGCATGGGAGGACAGGGCGGCTCTCACGTGGCGGCCCCCACGCCGCTGGGCGACTGGAAGGCCTATCGCAGCGGCCTGCTGACCAACCTCGCCAATCCCAAGGCCGCCGTGTTCTTCGGCAGCGTCTTTTCCAGCCTGATGCCCGCACACAGCAGCACCGGCCTGCGGGTGGGCGTGTTCGCGGTCATCCTGGGCCTGAGTCTGCTGTGGTTCGCGCTGGTGTCGTTTGGTATGTCGACTGCGCCCCTCCAGGCCAGCTACATCCGGGCCAAACGCACCATCGACCGAATCGCGGGCACCCTGATGGCGGGCTTCGGAACGCTGCTGCTGGCGTCGAGGGAGTAG
- the ilvN gene encoding acetolactate synthase small subunit, with the protein MTQIEQDHLVSVIVRDEPRVLTRITSLFGRRAYNIKSLSVGSTENPGLSRMTFVVTGNRGIVEQAMRQLEKLIDVVHVIDHSLEKFVDRELVLVKVHISNDTRVEVRHIAEDFRARIVDVGRHALTFEVTGDEGKLTAFIEQMRPFGILETMRTGRVALTRGSNADIPSHVYHDGESAGLHAPAQSHAPREQEAQTVENLF; encoded by the coding sequence ATGACCCAGATTGAACAAGATCACCTCGTCAGCGTGATCGTGCGCGACGAACCTCGCGTCCTCACGCGCATCACCTCGCTGTTCGGACGGCGTGCCTACAACATCAAGAGCCTGAGCGTGGGCAGCACCGAAAACCCCGGCCTCAGCCGTATGACCTTCGTGGTCACGGGCAACCGGGGCATCGTGGAGCAGGCGATGCGGCAGCTCGAAAAGCTGATCGACGTGGTGCATGTGATCGACCATAGCCTGGAAAAGTTCGTTGACCGCGAACTGGTGCTGGTCAAGGTGCATATTTCCAACGACACGCGGGTGGAGGTGCGCCACATCGCGGAAGACTTCCGCGCCCGCATCGTGGACGTGGGCCGCCACGCCCTGACCTTCGAGGTGACGGGCGATGAGGGCAAGCTGACTGCCTTTATCGAGCAGATGCGCCCATTCGGCATTCTGGAGACCATGCGGACCGGGCGGGTGGCCCTGACTCGTGGCAGCAACGCCGACATTCCCAGCCACGTGTACCACGACGGCGAGAGCGCCGGGCTGCACGCCCCCGCACAGAGCCATGCGCCGCGTGAGCAGGAAGCGCAGACGGTAGAAAACCTGTTCTAG
- a CDS encoding low molecular weight protein tyrosine phosphatase family protein: MTARRPLRVLFVCTQNKLRSPTAETIFREHAGWEVASAGTDRTADTPLTRDLLEWADVAVCMQKQHRDWIRSKLKGALPDDRILILGIPDDYDYMDAELVELLNRTVPGRLEHTSPRPLDPPLHSR, encoded by the coding sequence ATGACGGCGCGGCGGCCTCTGCGCGTGCTGTTCGTGTGCACCCAGAACAAACTGCGTTCTCCCACCGCCGAAACCATCTTCCGCGAGCATGCTGGCTGGGAGGTGGCCTCGGCGGGCACCGACCGAACGGCAGATACGCCGCTCACCCGCGATCTGCTGGAATGGGCCGATGTGGCGGTGTGTATGCAGAAGCAGCACAGAGACTGGATACGCTCGAAGCTGAAAGGCGCTCTGCCAGACGACAGAATCCTGATCCTCGGCATTCCCGACGACTATGACTATATGGACGCCGAACTGGTCGAACTGCTGAACCGGACAGTGCCGGGGCGTCTGGAACACACTTCACCCCGACCACTTGACCCGCCCCTGCACAGCCGCTAA
- the leuB gene encoding 3-isopropylmalate dehydrogenase translates to MPAKKRIVTLPGDGIGPEVTAAAVAVLREVAPELSFEEHLLGGIAIDRTGDPFPQQTQDALKSADAVLLGTVGGAQNSPWNSLPRHLRPESGLLKLRKALGVYANLRPVRVQPGLEHLSPLRPELARGVDILIVRELLGGIYFDADRKIDGDTAYNTMRYTTPEVERIAKVAFWAAEQRKGRVTSVDKANVLEVSELWRRDVTALRDREYRSIHLNHEYVDSVAMLIVSNPSRYDVIVTENLFGDILSDLAAVIPGSLGLMPSASLGDGAGLFEPIHGSAPDIAGQGMANPAAAIMSAAMLLRHGLEMPHAAAKIDGAVSQALREKPTRDLGGSASTQEFTDAVLRSLDRAAVG, encoded by the coding sequence ATGCCCGCTAAGAAGCGGATCGTCACGCTGCCCGGCGACGGCATCGGCCCCGAAGTCACGGCGGCGGCGGTGGCGGTGCTGCGCGAGGTCGCACCGGAGCTGAGCTTCGAGGAACATCTGCTGGGCGGAATCGCCATCGACCGCACGGGCGACCCCTTCCCGCAGCAGACGCAGGACGCCCTGAAGAGCGCCGACGCGGTGCTGCTCGGCACGGTGGGCGGTGCTCAGAACTCGCCCTGGAACAGCCTGCCGCGCCACCTGCGCCCCGAGTCGGGCCTGCTGAAGCTGCGAAAGGCCCTGGGCGTGTATGCCAATCTGCGCCCGGTGCGCGTGCAGCCGGGGCTGGAGCACCTGTCGCCGCTGCGCCCCGAACTGGCGCGCGGCGTCGATATCCTGATCGTGCGCGAACTGCTGGGCGGCATCTACTTCGATGCTGACCGCAAGATCGACGGCGACACCGCCTACAACACCATGCGCTACACCACTCCCGAAGTCGAGCGCATCGCCAAAGTGGCCTTCTGGGCCGCCGAGCAGCGAAAAGGCCGCGTGACCAGCGTGGACAAGGCCAACGTCCTGGAAGTCTCGGAGCTGTGGCGGCGCGACGTGACCGCTCTGCGTGACCGCGAGTACCGCAGCATTCACCTGAACCACGAATATGTGGACAGTGTGGCGATGCTGATCGTGAGCAATCCGAGCCGCTACGACGTGATCGTGACCGAGAATCTGTTCGGTGACATCCTGAGCGACCTCGCCGCCGTGATTCCCGGCAGTCTGGGCCTGATGCCGAGCGCTTCGCTGGGCGACGGCGCGGGCCTGTTCGAGCCGATTCACGGTTCTGCGCCCGATATCGCCGGGCAGGGCATGGCGAATCCCGCCGCCGCCATCATGAGCGCGGCCATGCTGCTGCGGCACGGGCTGGAAATGCCGCACGCCGCCGCCAAGATCGACGGAGCGGTCTCTCAGGCCCTGCGCGAGAAGCCGACCCGCGACCTGGGCGGCAGCGCCAGCACGCAGGAATTCACCGACGCGGTCCTGAGATCGCTCGACAGAGCAGCGGTGGGCTGA
- the ilvC gene encoding ketol-acid reductoisomerase → MAAKMYYDKDVSLDPIENKLIAIIGYGSQAHAHAQNLRDSGLNVVVGLREGSASKAKAEQAGLKVVSIEEATQTADVIMLLIPDENQPKTYAESIAPHLTAGKALAFGHGFNIHFGRITPPADVDVFLVAPKGPGHMLRRVYSDGAGMPSIFAVQQDATGHAKDIALAYARGIGGTRAGVLETTFKEETETDLFGEQSVLCGGVTHLIQAGFETLVEAGYQPEIAYFETLHEVKLIVDLIYEKGFEGMRHSISNTAEFGDYVTGPRIITAETKAEMGRVLGDIQSGAFAKRFIEDAESGFPYMNEQRGKMRTHTLEVVGKELRDQMPFITKKELEV, encoded by the coding sequence ATGGCCGCAAAGATGTACTACGACAAGGATGTCTCGCTCGACCCCATCGAAAACAAGCTGATCGCCATCATCGGCTACGGCAGCCAGGCGCACGCCCACGCCCAGAACCTGCGCGACAGCGGCCTGAACGTGGTCGTCGGTCTGCGTGAAGGCAGTGCCAGCAAGGCCAAGGCCGAGCAGGCGGGCCTGAAGGTCGTGAGCATCGAGGAAGCGACCCAGACGGCAGACGTGATCATGCTGCTGATTCCCGACGAGAACCAGCCCAAGACCTACGCCGAGAGCATCGCTCCCCACCTGACGGCGGGCAAAGCGCTGGCCTTCGGACACGGCTTCAACATCCACTTCGGGCGCATCACCCCGCCCGCCGATGTGGACGTGTTCCTGGTCGCCCCCAAAGGCCCCGGCCACATGCTGCGCCGCGTGTACAGCGACGGCGCGGGCATGCCCAGCATCTTCGCGGTGCAGCAGGACGCGACCGGGCACGCCAAAGACATCGCGCTTGCCTACGCACGCGGAATCGGCGGCACCCGTGCGGGCGTGCTGGAAACCACCTTCAAGGAAGAGACCGAAACCGACCTCTTCGGTGAGCAGAGCGTGCTGTGCGGCGGCGTCACGCACCTGATCCAGGCGGGCTTCGAGACGCTGGTGGAAGCCGGATATCAGCCGGAAATCGCCTACTTCGAGACGCTGCACGAGGTCAAGCTGATCGTGGACCTGATCTACGAAAAGGGCTTCGAGGGCATGCGCCACAGCATTTCCAACACCGCCGAGTTCGGCGACTACGTGACCGGGCCGCGCATCATCACCGCCGAGACCAAGGCCGAGATGGGCCGGGTGCTGGGCGACATCCAGAGCGGCGCGTTCGCCAAGCGCTTCATCGAGGACGCCGAGAGCGGCTTCCCGTACATGAACGAGCAGCGCGGCAAGATGCGGACGCACACGCTGGAAGTCGTGGGCAAGGAACTGCGCGACCAGATGCCCTTCATCACCAAGAAGGAACTGGAAGTCTGA